A stretch of Limanda limanda chromosome 7, fLimLim1.1, whole genome shotgun sequence DNA encodes these proteins:
- the rnd1b gene encoding LOW QUALITY PROTEIN: rho family GTPase 1b (The sequence of the model RefSeq protein was modified relative to this genomic sequence to represent the inferred CDS: substituted 3 bases at 3 genomic stop codons), whose amino-acid sequence MLESLWNAALXLAAARPYIEPQWQIQSDQLRASREREGLTGTLITPHWESNLRCSAACIXFFFEYXTHWTTVTIMKERRITQPLVVRCKLVLVGDVQCGKTAMLQVLAKDCYPETYVPTVFENYTACLELEEQRVELSLWDTSGSPYYDNVRPLCYSDSDAVLLCFDISRPDTVDSSLKKWKTEILDFCPSTRILLIGCKIDLRTDVCTLMELSNQKQTPIAYEQGSAMAKQLGAEAYLECSAFTSEKSIHSVFRTAAMACINKLQPLQKPSPTRRLSKRLLHLPSKSDLLSSTFKKEKAKSCSVM is encoded by the exons ATGTTAGAAAGCCTGTGGAATgctgcgctctgattggctgccgcTCGCCCATATATAGAGCCGCAGTGGCAAATTCAATCAGATCAACTGCGGgcatccagagagagagagggactcaCAGGGACGCTCATCACACCACACTGGGAATCAAACTTGCGCTGCTCTGCTGCTTGcatctgatttttttttgaaTACTAAACACACTGGACCACAGTTACCATCATGAAGGAAAGGAGAATTACACAACCGCTGGTCGTGAGATGTAAACTGGTTCTTGTGGGAGACGTTCAATGCGGAAAAACAGCGATGTTGCAAGTCCTGGCGAAGGACTGTTATCCCGAG ACCTACGTGCCCACGGTGTTCGAGAACTACACGGCctgtctggagctggaggagcagcgcGTTGAGCTCAGCCTGTGGGACACCTCAG GTTCTCCATACTATGACAACGTGAGGCCTCTGTGCTACAGTGACTCAGACGCAGTGTTGCTGTGTTTTGACATCAGCCGTCCCGACACTGTGGACAGCAGCCTGAAGAAG TGGAAAACTGAGATCCTAGACTTCTGTCCCAGCACACGCATCCTGCTCATTGGCTGTAAGATTGACCTGCGCACAGACGTCTGCACGCTGATGGAGCTGTCCAATCAGAAACAGACTCCCATCGCCTATGAGCAG GGCTCTGCCATGGCCAAGCAGCTGGGTGCAGAGGCTTACCTCGAGTGCTCGGCGTTCACTTCGGAGAAGAGCATCCACAGCGTGTTCCGCACGGCAGCGATGGCGTGCATCAACAAGCTGCAGCCCCTCCAGAAGCCCAGCCCCACACGCCGCCTCTCCAAAAGACTGCTCCACCTGCCCAGCAAGTCGGATTtgctctcctccaccttcaAGAAGGAGAAGGCCAAGAGCTGCTCGGTCATGTGA